AGTAATAAATCAAAAACTATGTATAAATATTACAAGAAGAGTAAGAATTTTTACGTTCCTCACAACTTCCTCATATTTCAGAACTATAGTAAAAATATAAACAGCTTGTTTTAAGTACCTACGGGCTTATCAAGTGGTTGCCCTGATTTGCAATAACATTTTTATAACAAGATTTAAGAAGAATATGAATTACTGCCCTTGCTGTTCCGGCTTACTTTTACAACATATACGCAGTGGCGAAACTTACTGGTTCTGCCGCGAATGCTGGCAAGAAATGCCAGTATATAATTGGAAAAATTCCAGTTCTTTAGCAGAGACCGTCATAGGAAAATTACCTAGAAATTCGCAGACAGAGAAATTAAAAAGTACTCCAGCTTATCTGAGTAAACGTCAATCTATCTCTGGGTGGATTGGAGTACAAGATTTATCTGCCTGATATCAAATTCTCAGAAATTAACTGAGTATAATTTAGTAATTTGTGTTTTAACAAAAACCTAATAGATAATGCGTGGCTGTCACCTACTTAGAAGGTGTCAGCCTCCACAGTAATAAAAATCATATTTTGCACGGAGACAATCAAAGGTTTGAACTTTGCTAGGTTTTGTACCTTATGATTATACGTTGAGTAGCTGCGGCTTTAATTGAAGGTGTCACAGATGGGAAGAAAGAGAAAATAGGAGATTGTCTGAAACATAGCTCCAAAAGGTGGGGTTTTTTCTAGAGCTGATTAATATTAAGTAAAATTATTGAAATTTGGTATAACTTGATATAACATTAGTATGTACTACTGGCTTTAATCATCTCGTTTAAAACCCTCGAACTAATTCGAGGGTTTTTTATTTTATTTGCCATTCAGCTAAAAACCACAGCTCTCCAAATTCTTTAAGAATTCGGAGAGCTTGTTTCTCGCAAATGATGTAGATTGCTAGAGATATTTTAGCTTTTAGGGGCAATTTCAATCATCTTCCCAGTATTCACGATCTAGGAGGTCGATAATCCTGTCTCTAAGCAAAAATTCGTTTTTTTCTAACTCAAGCTCAAAATAAGCCCAGTCACGAGCAGGAATGTATTGACAGAGAGTATAAATTGGCTGCTGACGGTTAACAAGCCCTTTTTTAACAAGTTGACTTGTTTCTTCCTTGATTACGTCGATATGATATCTAACGGTAGTATCCATAGCTTATTCCTTCGCTTTTTATCAAGGAATTAAGAGTGTAAGACAATAACTTATTTAGCTATACCTTTAAATTATCAAATAATTTAAAAGGAAATCATGAAGAAACGAAACATTAATTCTTGATGTAAGCTATGTGTGTAAGCCAGACACTTTTTCACTCTCTAAGATACCTCCTTTAGAGGTATTGTTGTAAAGTAATAAAATGGCTTTAACAATCTAGGATTCAATAAATCACAATTTAGAATGCAATTAGCCAAAACTTGGAGCTAAGGCTTATTTAGCTCAGGAATTATTTGATTTTTAATTGTTTATAGCTTGTGAGTTTATCTACCATATTTCATCCATTAGAGGACATCTACGATGAGCCTAAACATTGATAAAGTGCGTGAATATTTTCCTGCTTTAGCTGGTGAATGGACTTTTTTTGATAATGCTGGCGGGTCACAAACCCTGAAAAAAGTAGTAGATAGAATTAGCGAATTTCTCTTGACATCTGATGTGCAATTAGGTGCTTCTTATGAGATTTCCCAACTAGCAGGCGAACGTTTAGCGTTAGCAACTAAGGGAATAGCTACTTTAATTAACGCCAAGTCTCCTCAAGAAGTGGTTATGGGGCCATCTACTACAATGATGTTGAAAGTTCTGTCAATTTGTTTAGGTCAGACTTTAACATCTGGTGATGAGATTATTGTTACTAACTGCGACCATGAAGCTAATATCGGGGCTTGGGTTGCTTTAGAAAAACAAGGAGTGAAGATTAAAGTTTGGCAAATTCGCCCAGATACTTTAGAACTGGATTTAACAGATTTAGAATCATTGATGAGTCAGCGCACAAAACTAGTAGCTTTAACTCACGCCTCAAATGTTTTGGGAACTATTAACCCAATTAAAGAAATCGCGGCATTTGTGCATCAGCGAGGAGCAATGATTTGTGTAGATGGTGTAGCTTATGCCCCACATAGATTAATTGATGTTCAAGATTTAGATGTAGATTTTTATGCTTTGAGTTTTTATAAAGTATATGGGCCACATCATGCTTTACTCTATGGTAAAGAAGAACATTTGTTAAAATTGCCTGGATTAAATCATTATTTTATTACTCAGACAGATATTCCTTATAAATTCCAGTTAGGAAATGTTAATTTTGAGTTAAGTTATGGAATGTTAGGTTTATGTGATTATTTGAGTGAATTAGCACAAATACATTATGGTAATCAAACTACAACTGATTTGAGAAATCAAATGGTGCAGGCTTTTGATTTAATTAGTATATATGAGGAAAAAATTGGCGATCGCTTACTAAATTACCTCAACTCTAAACCGAAAGTGCGTGTAATTGGTCAATCAAAAGCTAACCGCAAATCTCGCGTTCCGACTATATCTTTTATAGTAGATGGAATTCACAGCTCAACTATCCCAGCGAAAATTGATCAACATCACATTGCGATTCGCTATGGAGATTTTTATGCTAAACGGCTAATTGAATACTTGGGGTTAGCATCGCAAGGTGGAATAGTGCGCGTGAGTATGGTGCATTACAATACGCTTGAGGAAGTTGACCGCTTGATTGAAGCTTTTGAGCAAGTATTTTAATAAGAAAGAATTCAGGAGTCAGGAGTCAGAATTCAGGAGGAACCAGTGCAGTCTTCTCCCAAGGGGAGAGGCTAGCGCCTGCCGTAGGATGTCCGAACGCGAGTGCGTCTCCTTTAGGAGAAGGGCTGTAGGGGTCTCCCCAAATGGAGCAACTTGGGTTCAGAATAAAGCCATGAATTTTGTATGGCTGGGGTGTAAGTCCTACACAAGTAACGAGAAAGGTTTTAAAAAATGCTGTTACTCCTGCTCAACTTTCTTAAACTCCTGATTAGGTTTAAATTTCCGACTATTCAGGAGATGACAACAAAGGAATTGGCTAACTGGTTATCAAACCCTGCAAAGTCACAGCCATTACTGGTAGATGCGCGAAGTCAAGCAGAGTATGCAGTCAGTCATCTCAAAACAGCAGTGCGTATTGATGCGATCGCACCTGATTTAACACCACTTTTGACAGTTTCAAAAGACACACCAATTGTTGTGTACTGTTCCGTTGGCTACCGCAGCGCTATATTAACCCAGCAGCTTGATGCAGCAGGTTTTGAGTGCGTTTTTAACTTGAGCGGGGGGATTTTTCAGTGGGCTAATGAAGGAAGACCCATTTTTAAAGATGAACACCCAGTAAAGCTTGTACATCCTTATGATGCAATATGGGGAAAACTATTGAAAGCTGATTACCATGCTTAAAAAAGATAAAGCTCTACCTGAATACTGAAACTATAAAAAGCGAAGCTAAATTTAATGCTTCCGGGGTTTTTTCACTATATAAAATCACCCAGCTATGCTTTCACCTACAGTTCCACACTGCTAATTAATCGCGCAATCTCTCTCCCTCTCCTTTATTCATATCCAGCCTGACATCCTGATTCAAACCTGCTTTTTGTTGCTCTGCGACAGATGAATCTTTGGGAGGAATACCCAATTGCATACGAGTATTACGCCATAGCAGCTTCAGGTCTGCCAACTTATGTCCTGGTGCTGTATACCCATAAGCACGGTATTTATTAGGCTGTACTTTTCCTTTTTGCTGTACAAACGCTGTAAACGCATCCGTCCAAGCGTCAAACTCTTGATAAAAATTTGGTTCAGATGGTATATCTTCAGCTTGGTTATCGCTGTACTTTTTACCATGACCAATTTGAGCATAACGCCAAAGGCGATCGGGAACTTCAATACCGCTGTAACGACTTTGCCAAACTAGAGGCGCGTAGGCATTCCGCTCATTTTCAAATGGCTCTTGCTCTGGATTGAAGTATTGTTTGTGCTTCAACAAGCGAGGACGTTCATCTTCACCCATTTCATCCCCTCCGCCATCGCCATAACAGAAAAAACCAGCTGTGCGCCCTTCTAAGTGGTTCAAGCTCAACTCTTCCCACTCAGGTGAATGTTCCAACGCCATTGCTTTTTCTGGATCTTTATGTCCAATTAGGTCTTCCTGGGGATTTCCACCGTTCATGCACACTAATCGGTCAAACATTAATTTTAGGTTGCTACTAGGAGCATACCAGTTGATCGGGCCAATAATTGCCCAAGCATCGGCTAAGTCTAAGCGCGAGTACATATCCAGATCCCACATCAAATCTGGTTCAGCTTTATTATTAGGTTCGTAACAGTTGCATGGCCAAACACAAAGCGCCATCGAAGTAGATGCACAGGCGTTACAGCTTTGAATTCTGGCGCGGGCGAATACATTGCCCAAGTCTTCATAGTCAATTTCCCAATCTTGGGGTAGGCGTTCTGCCATACGTAGCATGAGGGTGCGTGATTTGGAGTCAACGCCAGGACAGTTGTATTGACGGCGATTTGAGCCGGAAATGATTAGCACGCGGAAAGGGCGTTGCTCAGGTGGAAGTTTGCCATTTTCATCGTTTGGTTTCATGATTTTGCCCTTAGAGTCTTTCAATGATTAAGTTAATTTTTAGAATTGCAAAGCATACAGCAGTGGGAAAAAATCGAAGATTTTTCCGCTGGCAGCTTTGCTTACTCATGCGATCGCTACTGTAATTATTTACATTCAACCGGACTTTCTAGATATATAGAATCCATCTTCGGTAATAAGCCTCAGTATCAACTTTTAAAGCAGTAATATCTTGTTGAGGCTTACAACAAATCAATGAACTTAAAAGACGAATTAGATAAAACGAATAGTCACTTTCACAGACGCTATGACCTTGATTGGTTAAGAGTGCTGGCGGTGCTGTTACTAATTTATTTTCACGCTGCCGCAGTTTTTTACCAAGGGGAATTGGGCGAGTTTTATATTAAAAATAGCTTGCTTAGTCCTTCTCTTGGATGGTTTGTTTTCTTTGTCCATCAGTGGCATATGCCATTATTTTTCTTAATTTCGGGTTCTGCGACTTGGTTCTCTCTTCAGTTGCGATCGCCAATGCAATATGTTAGCGATCGCTTGAAGCGGCTACTCATACCCTTCATCTTTGGCACGTTGGTGCTGGTTCCTGTGCAAGTCTATTACAAACTTCTCAGAGAATATAAAAATATTGGTTCTTATTTAGATTTTTACCCACAGTTTTTTAATGGAATCCGTCCCCAAGGTAATTTTGAATGGGCGCACCTGTGGTTCGTAATTTACCTATTTGTGTTATCGCTAGTTACTTTACCGCTGTTGTTATTCTTTAAAAAAGATTCAGTTCAGCCTTGGTATTCTCATATTGCAACTTTTATCAATCAGCCAGCAGCTATTTTTTTACCTGCTCTACCACTAGCTGTAATTGAAGGTGCATTGCGGCCTAGATGGTTTGGTTTTCAAAATCTCTATGATGACTGGGCAAATTTGTTGCTTTATCTTCATTACTTTGTTTATGGCTTTCTCTTGTGTTCTGACATGAGATTTAGGCAAGCGATTGCTCAATCTCTCAAACTGATGCTGTTTCTAGCAGTGATTACTATGT
This region of Nostoc sp. UHCC 0302 genomic DNA includes:
- a CDS encoding cysteine desulfurase-like protein, encoding MSLNIDKVREYFPALAGEWTFFDNAGGSQTLKKVVDRISEFLLTSDVQLGASYEISQLAGERLALATKGIATLINAKSPQEVVMGPSTTMMLKVLSICLGQTLTSGDEIIVTNCDHEANIGAWVALEKQGVKIKVWQIRPDTLELDLTDLESLMSQRTKLVALTHASNVLGTINPIKEIAAFVHQRGAMICVDGVAYAPHRLIDVQDLDVDFYALSFYKVYGPHHALLYGKEEHLLKLPGLNHYFITQTDIPYKFQLGNVNFELSYGMLGLCDYLSELAQIHYGNQTTTDLRNQMVQAFDLISIYEEKIGDRLLNYLNSKPKVRVIGQSKANRKSRVPTISFIVDGIHSSTIPAKIDQHHIAIRYGDFYAKRLIEYLGLASQGGIVRVSMVHYNTLEEVDRLIEAFEQVF
- a CDS encoding rhodanese-like domain-containing protein codes for the protein MTTKELANWLSNPAKSQPLLVDARSQAEYAVSHLKTAVRIDAIAPDLTPLLTVSKDTPIVVYCSVGYRSAILTQQLDAAGFECVFNLSGGIFQWANEGRPIFKDEHPVKLVHPYDAIWGKLLKADYHA
- a CDS encoding NAD(P)H-dependent oxidoreductase, producing MKPNDENGKLPPEQRPFRVLIISGSNRRQYNCPGVDSKSRTLMLRMAERLPQDWEIDYEDLGNVFARARIQSCNACASTSMALCVWPCNCYEPNNKAEPDLMWDLDMYSRLDLADAWAIIGPINWYAPSSNLKLMFDRLVCMNGGNPQEDLIGHKDPEKAMALEHSPEWEELSLNHLEGRTAGFFCYGDGGGDEMGEDERPRLLKHKQYFNPEQEPFENERNAYAPLVWQSRYSGIEVPDRLWRYAQIGHGKKYSDNQAEDIPSEPNFYQEFDAWTDAFTAFVQQKGKVQPNKYRAYGYTAPGHKLADLKLLWRNTRMQLGIPPKDSSVAEQQKAGLNQDVRLDMNKGEGERLRD
- a CDS encoding acyltransferase family protein; protein product: MNLKDELDKTNSHFHRRYDLDWLRVLAVLLLIYFHAAAVFYQGELGEFYIKNSLLSPSLGWFVFFVHQWHMPLFFLISGSATWFSLQLRSPMQYVSDRLKRLLIPFIFGTLVLVPVQVYYKLLREYKNIGSYLDFYPQFFNGIRPQGNFEWAHLWFVIYLFVLSLVTLPLLLFFKKDSVQPWYSHIATFINQPAAIFLPALPLAVIEGALRPRWFGFQNLYDDWANLLLYLHYFVYGFLLCSDMRFRQAIAQSLKLMLFLAVITMSVILGIQVTNILPVRGYSWGYILYQMLRGCNSWFWVIAILGLSQRYLAFNNRTLQYAAQAAYPVYLLHQTVLVAIAFYVVQWNLSIPKKFLIISTASIVVTIALYDLLIKRFNIVRFLFGLKPVDVKQVE
- a CDS encoding DUF4327 family protein, which encodes MDTTVRYHIDVIKEETSQLVKKGLVNRQQPIYTLCQYIPARDWAYFELELEKNEFLLRDRIIDLLDREYWEDD